Within the Chrysemys picta bellii isolate R12L10 chromosome 17, ASM1138683v2, whole genome shotgun sequence genome, the region gtccgccgccacggtcctccgtggctcgtcatctggcgcccgccagacgaaaaaggttggggaccactggtataaatggtcagttttcagagtggagagaggtaaatagtgagcccaggggtctgtactgggcccagtcctgttcagcatattcataaatgatctggtaaATAGTGACctggcaaaatttgcagctgatacaaaactactcatgacagttaagcccaaagcagactgcgaagagctacaaagggatctcaccaaactgggtgAACTGGGCCACAAAATGGccgatgaaattaaatgttgatcaATGCGAAGTAGCGCagattggaaaacatcatcccaacgcTACAGACAAAacgatgaggtctaaattagctgttaccacccttgaaagagatcttggagtcattgtcgatagttccctgaaaacatccactcaatgtgcagcggcagtcaaaaaagctaagcgAGTGTTAGGAACtgttaagaaaaggatagataataagacagaaaatatcctaatgccactatataaatccacggtacgcccccatcttgaatactgcgggcaattctggtcaccccagcTCATAAAAggtacattagaattggaaaagctgcagagaagggcaacaaaaaagattagggggctgggaaagCTTTCGtctgaggagagatgaataaaactgggacttttcagcttggaaaagagacgactaaggggggatatgatggaggtctataaaatcatgactggtgtggaaaaagtgaataaggacgtgttatttactccttcgcataatgttgtacttaaagtactgcacgggatcttttcagggggaataaggcaaaacgccacatttattagtaatacatgtattcattaacactgtatcatatgcatataatatattacacttacactcacacacacacacaaacacactccgtcttgttgttaccaattagttgctccccttaacttcactggccaggtgagttagatgggggagggggtggagccgggcttctgccaatctggatcgatgctcccatgttgacaagacgagacccggggtcctctgcaagacacctcacttttatagcagctttcctcttatgcaaatctataccagattcaaactgtgtctgtgtccattggtcctttgtgctgctttcttttgagtgttgtttcaatgctgcaaagagggtgtttccaaaagaaggtgcttgcttctaacccccgaggccgttggtatgtctgcttgtctttaatgagcccacctgacacgttttattgtccttgggtctggctcccagcccctctccaacagttgaggctgtctggaagtgctgccttccatgccttgctcatccacacctcattcattcaacagggcaattgattaaggggggggggagagctcttgttctactgctagcaaaaagaaaattttcttctatcttagtctatccttaggggctataatattataccaagggcgatgcaaagtttctaaatgaggctttgatacaaagtcccatgaaaacagaggtcacacgtgacccacaaggttatatgaagaggcacaatgtaaagtcatatgaaaattattagagatttatctacaataacacaggaaccaggggtcaccctatAAAAGTAataagcagcagatttaaaacaagtaacaggaagtatttctttacccAACACCccgtcaatctgtggaactcatttccaaCGGATGTTgtgaggccaaaagtataactgggttccaaaaagaacaagataagttcctggaggacaggtccatcagtgactattagccaagcTGGATatggatacaaccccatgctctgggtgtccccaaacctctaactgccagatgctgggactgaacAACGCGGGAAGGATCACTTGTTAATtgtcctgttcttttcattccctctgaagcccctgctccagccactgtcagacgacaggatattgggctagatggaccattggtgtgacccagtgcggctgttcttatgttcttatctatcCATCTGTGCATCCCCATACATCcccctatctaatctatctatctatccccatccaccccctctatctatctatctatctatctacatccacccctctatctaatccacccatctatctatccccatccaccccatctatctatctatctatctatctatctatctatctatctatctatctatctatctatctatccccatccaccccctctatctatctatctatatccaccccctctatctatctatctatctatctacatccacccctctatctaatccacccatctatctatccccatccaccccatccaccccatctatctatctatctatctatctatctatctatctatctatctatctatctatctatctatctatctatctatccccatccaccccatctaatctatctatctatccccatccaccctatctatctatctatctatctatctatctatctatctatctatctatctatctatctatctatccccatccaccccctctatctaatctatctatctatctatctatctatctatatccaccccctctatctatctatctatctatctatctatctatctatctatctatctatctatccccatccaccccatctatctatctatctgtctatctatctatctatctatctatctatccccatccaccccatccatctatctatctatctatccccatccaccccatctatctatctacatccacccctctatctaatccacccatctatctatccccatccaccccatctaatctatctatctatctatccccatccaccccctctatctatctatctatctatctatctatctatatccaccccctctatctatctatctatctatctatctatctatccccatccaccccatccatctatctatctatccccatccaccccatctatctatctatctacatccacccctctatctaatccacccatctatctatccccatccaccccatctatctatctatctacatccacccctctatctaatccacccatctatctatccccatccaccccatctaatctaatctaatctatttatctatctatctatctatctatccccatccatcaTCTATCTACATCCCGctcctctatctatctaatctctcTACCCCCATcgagggtgaccaaatgtcccgattttatagggacagtcccaattttggggtttttcttatataggctcctattaccccccaccccgtctcaatttttcacacttgctgtctggtcatcctatcccCATcaaccccatctatctatccccatccacctcatccaccccatccatctaatctatctatctatctatctatctaacatAGCccccaaaaattattttaaacttttcttATGTCAAAAAGACTCTCCTCCCAGATTTAACAGAAAAGCATGAAGTGCAGACTCCATTACCAGAGCCTGAagaaaattaaatgtttaaaaaaaattggtaaaaATGTACAAGAAGGTTTTGTTGCTTTGGTTTTCGAGCTGGACCTATTCACACATACACCCCTCCATTTTCTactgattttcttttgaaaagcaaACATacatctgtatttttttaaaatgagatcttcctttagaaaatgattttttaaaagttggaCAAATTCAAATGCCATCCGAGGAGTTAAGTGCCATGTGCCCAAACTGAGCAACCCAAAGCggagaatgaaagaaaaaaaacagtagCAACTTTGAAGAGATTTCTTTTAAATCAAAACTCTTGTGGTTGCCAAAAATGTAAATTTTGCAAATTGGAAAATTAGCTATTAAAAAATTTTGGACcgattttttgggggaaaatgggCTACCATGTGACAAAACTGACCAATCCAACATGGCAATGAGGAAACAACAAAAACCAATCAACAAAAAACCttgagttgattttttttaaataaaaaattttgGAGGTGCAAAAAATTGTAATTTTTCAAAATGGGGTTTtctaaaacaaataattttattAGAAATGTGGAACATATGCCACAGAGACATTAAACTGACCAACTTCAAACTGCCAAGAGAAGAAAATATAACAACCATgaactcatttttttttattgtttctttaccAAAAATTGtaattttggaaaataaaaatgttatgtttattttacttttttttagaaaatgatCTTTACATTTTGGACCAACGCTTCCCTGGGACCACACTGGCCGATCTGAACTGGCAATAAGaacgaataaataaataaataaccccacCTTGAAGAGAGCTTTTTTTTTGGTCAACAATTTTTCCATTTGCAAAAATTGTAATTTTTACACAGAAAAGAATTTATCTGAACATTTTGGAGACTCAACGGAGCAACATAAAGTGGCAACGAACTGGAGATCATAATAATTATTGTATAGCACCAGTAGATTGCAAAGCGCTTCACAAAAGAGAGACTTTGgcagagggagaaactgaggcacaacaggTTTGCTGCAGCCCAGTTTGGCAGGGCTCTACCCACTAGGTCGGATTGCTCTGAAGAGAGTCCACTGTAAGACATGAAGCTGAAGGGGTCAGCATGGGGGTTGTGGGTTGGATCTTagatctttatttctcttttcctttctgtttAATAATTCTAATATTTCTGGGTTCTGACCTACCAGCTTCTACTACCTTGTcgttaaaaaagggaacaaaatctaaatttttaaattaaaaatattcaatttaaaatatatttgtaattttatttcattcacttttaaatgattaatattttaaatcatattattctattttacttttaaaatgtgaacgttttaaatgttcaattttttattttcacttttatgttacatttaaaatggttacaattttaaattgtattttatttttaattttttaattttaatgtaaaaatTACAATTTTACATCTTATTTgatttccatttttcattttcattttcttttaaaattattaaaatgtaaatctgattttaatttttaattgagatcatttactttaaaatttattaaaattttaaatctgattttattttaacattcatggttttattttattctatgtTCATTTACTTTACAGTTATTAAAAGGTTAAACTTTCAATCATATTTCATTGTAATGTTTCATTGTGGCTAGtttaatttagtttaaaaatattaacattttaaatcttacttaatttttagtttaattttactGTCCTgtacatataaaatattttatttttgatgtaACCATTATTTTAAAAGGGATTTTCTTTTGTTAGAACCTCAATTCTATCTTAAAGAAGTATTTTTTGGTCTGGGAATctccttaattaattaattaaatggtTTATGCCCATAAATCCAACTTCACAAAGTTTTTTGGCTGGGAATTCCCTTGCTTCTTGTGTCTCTCCCTGGGATGTACCATGTGTaatgagttggggtggggggtctcagccTTGCCATGGTGTGGCTCCTTGCCATGGGATCTACCATGTGCGGTGAGTTGGGTGAGATCTCAGCCCCGCCCTGGGGTGTGGGTCTCTTCCAGTCATTCCTGGGGGCTGTCAGTGTCCCCCGATTGCACAATGGGGCTAACTGGGGGCTGGTTCAGGGTCAGCTTCATGTTCCCCGGAGCTTGATCCCTCGGTGCATTTCCAGAAGCGGCGCCACAGCTGGACGAGTCGCCCCCCAATCCCCAACCACACAGCGCCCCTCCCCTTACCACATatcccccttccccaaaatgaACCATCATTCTCCTGCCTTCTCTTattacccctccccacccctctgatCAGACCCATGGACCCATCTCCCCTGGATCAGACCCAGAGGCCCATCTACCCTAGtatcctgccccctctctgcacccCGGATCAGacccacgggcccatctaccctggtatcctgtCCCCCAGATCAAACCCACAGACCCATCTACTCTGGTATCCGGCCCACCCCCCCAAATGggcaccccctgctccctccgccccccaaaGGAGTTTGCAGACGGCCATACAGAGCCAACATCTTTATTGAGTCCGCTGGGTGAGCGCCTGGGACAGCATCTTAGTATGACAATGTGCGCCCCCCCAGACACAGTCATTCCCTTCATGTGCCTCCGCCCCCCCAGACACAgttgttccctcctccccacatccccGGAGGGATAGTGCCTGGTGGGGCGGTGGCTCCTTGCCCCGCCCACTGAATCCCCAGGGGTCATGGCATCATGCAGGACAGTCAGTAGGGgcagcagccctgacccccagcctcactccatccccccggGACCTGGCACGATCCAGGggtccctgcccccttctccctggGATCCCAgtgcagctggggtggggctgaaccTCAGCCTTGCTCCATCCCCAGTGACCCCATCTCCCAGGGACCCCCAACTTCATTCCATCCCCAatgccccccatccccagggaGCCCAGTGCAGTTGAGGGGGCTTCACCCCCCGCCTCGCTTCATCCCCCCCGGGCCGCCAGTGCTCTCAGGGGGGCCCCACCTCctggctgccctcccctgcccaccCGGGCCGGCCCTCGCCCCCGTCGGCCcaggcgcccggcccggcaccctgGTAGCAGGCCTCGCGGGCGTGTTTGCGCTTGGCGTGCCGCCGGAGGGTGTTGCGCTCGGTGAAGCGCAGACGGCAGAGTGGGCACTGGTAGGGCTTCTCGCCCGTGTGCACCCGCTGGTGCCGCAGCAGCTCGCCCGACTCCCGGAAGCCCTTCTGGCAGACGGCGCAGCGGAAAGGGCGCTCGCCGGTGTGGATGTGCCGGTGCCGCTGGAGGTGGGAGGCCCGCTTGAAGGACTTGCCGCAGGCCCGGCACAGGTGGGGCTTGTGCTCTGAGTGGCTGATGCGGTGCCGCTCCAGGTCCGAGAGGTACAGGAAGGCCCGCCGGCACACGGGACAGCAGTGCGcccgccggggggccggggccggccccGCCTCCAAGTCCCGCCGGGACACCGTGTAGGGCACACCCTGGGCGTCGATCAGCAGCAGGTTGTCCTCCGGTTGGCCCTCATGGGGCGATGGTGGGACGCCCGCTCCTGCTGCCTCCGGGGGGAGGAGCCAGCCGGGGCCGGCCAGCCGGCTGCGATAGGGGCCCCGTGGCTTCGGGGGCGGGGCTCGTGGGGGGTCCCCAGCCCGGGGCCACCCTGTCAGGGCCGAGTGCAGCTTGGGACCCCACGTCGCCCTCGGGCCTGGCTTGGGGGGCTCCGGCTGGGCCCGCGACACCCCCGGGCACTCCGGCCGCCTGCCCCGGGCTGCAGCCTCGCCCCATTTGGGCGTGGGCTGGGCGTAGCGGGCACTGGCTGGCCAGATCCCCGTCACCTCCAGGTCCTGCCAGGCGTGGCTGCCAGGGTGGCCCTCGCCTCCCTCTGCCGTCTTCGAGGGTGGGCTGCCCCGCTGCGCGCCGTCCCACTCCCTCCGCTGGGCTGGCTCCATCCGGTGGCTGTGTCGGCACTCCGTTCGCCTACCTGGCCATCGCTGCGGGGCAAGGGGACAGGTTGAGAGCCGGAGACGCCCCAGCGGGTCCCATCTACCCTGGAGCCAGGGCGGGATCGTTCCGTCATCTACTCCCCGCCCCCGAcactgtcagtgatggagaatccacctgtGGTTAATTACTCCCACCGTTAAAAAGGGACGCCTCGTTTCCAGTCGGAATTTGTCTAGCgttagcttccagccattggatggtgttagaccttcctctgctagactgaagagccagtTAGtatatatttgttccccagggagGTACTGATAGCCGGAGAGgaggagcgtggcaggggagggcgccgagcccggccgcggccccgctcttcccggccggcctgagcgccaggggagggcagcgagcccaccgtggctccgctctccccggcgtccggagcaccaggaggagggcggagagcccgggcagggccccgctctccccaggtgagcaccgcccccctccaggtgccgccccaagcacatgcttggagggctggtgcttggagggctggtgcctggagccagccctggctgcaggacCAGATCCAggggtaaaataacctttctgcgCTTACTCGAGATTCCCGTTTCCCATGATTGTATTaggtcttttggccacagcatggcACCGGGCTCCTGttctgctgattatccaccacgccCCCCCACAAATCTTTGTCAGAGtcgctgctccccaggagagagtcccccaGCCCGCACGCACGGCCGACATCTCTGTTCCTAGCTGGATACATTGgcatttagccgtattaaaactagggctgtcaaacgattaaaaacattatttgcagttttaatcgcactgttaaacaataatagaataccaattgaaatgtgtTATAAATATTTGTCGgtgtttttctactttttcaaatatgctgatttcaattacaacacagaatacaaagtgtacagtgcttactttatattattatattttattacaactatttgcactgtaaaagagataaaagaaatagtatttttcagttcagctcctacaagtactgtagtgcaatctcttcatcggaaaagtgcaacttacaaatgtagattttgttgttgttacataactgcactcaaaaacagaacaatgtaaaacttcagagcctacaagtccactcagtcctacttcttgttcagccaatcgctcagacaaacaagtttctttacatttgcaggagataatgctgcccgcttatattgcaccagaaagtgagaacaggcgttcgcatggcactgttgtagccggcatcgcaagatatttacgtaccaaatgcgctaaagattcatatgtcccttcatgcttcagccaccattccagaggacatgcggcCATGCTgctgacgggttctgctcgagaACGAGCCAAAGCAGAGCGgcccgacgcatgttcattttcaccatccgagtcagatgccaccagcagaaggttgattttcttttttggtggttcgggttctgtagtttccacatcggagtgttgctcttttaagccttctgaaagcatgctccacctcgttcctctcagattttggacggcacttcagagtcttaaaccttgggtcgagtgctgtagctatcttttgaaatctcaaattggtaccttctttgcgttttgtcaaatctgcaatgaaagtgtccttaaaacggacagcatgtgctgggtcgtcatccgagactgctataacatgaaatatatggcagaatgcaggtaaaacagagcaggggacatagaattctcccccaaggagtgcagccacaaatttaattaatacattattttttaacagcatcatcagcatggaagcatgtcctctggaatggtggctgaagcatgaacgGGCCTATGAATGTTtaccatatctggcacataaataccttgtaccgccggctacaaaagtgccatgcgaacgcctgttctgactttcaggtgacattgtaa harbors:
- the LOC101952826 gene encoding zinc finger protein 524; this encodes MEPAQRREWDGAQRGSPPSKTAEGGEGHPGSHAWQDLEVTGIWPASARYAQPTPKWGEAAARGRRPECPGVSRAQPEPPKPGPRATWGPKLHSALTGWPRAGDPPRAPPPKPRGPYRSRLAGPGWLLPPEAAGAGVPPSPHEGQPEDNLLLIDAQGVPYTVSRRDLEAGPAPAPRRAHCCPVCRRAFLYLSDLERHRISHSEHKPHLCRACGKSFKRASHLQRHRHIHTGERPFRCAVCQKGFRESGELLRHQRVHTGEKPYQCPLCRLRFTERNTLRRHAKRKHAREACYQGAGPGAWADGGEGRPGWAGEGSQEVGPP